AAATTTTGCAGTTTTAAACCCTTCAGCCTCCTATAGTGGACTAATTGAGGAAGCACTTGTTAGAAAATGGAATATTACTGGTGTCATTTGTAGGCAATCAGGAGGAAGAAATGAAAATATGTGGCATAAGATTTGTTTAAGTATGGGAATTAATCTTTGGTTGATAGAAAGACCTTCTGAATTAAAACACATTAATTCAGTAGATAGTTATGAAAAATTAATTAAAAAATTAAAATCTATTAGTATGCGATAAATATTATTTAAAGACCATGGCTTTATCTGATTTTAATCAAGAAATTTATTTAGTTATAACTACTGAATCTGATAAAAAAAATGCATCTAAATTAGCTAATTTACTCTTGAAAGAGAAATTAATACCATGTGTAACTCTTCAAGATATCGAGTCAAATTTTTGGTGGGAAGGAAATATAAATCAATCGAAAGAAGTACAATTAATGATCAAGTGTAAGAAGGAAAATGTAAATAAGGTTTGTAATAAGATTAGTGATTGGCATAGCTACGAAGTACCAGAAATAATTTATTTTCGTGTTTCAGCCAATAAAAATTACCATCATTGGGTAAATTCTATTTGAGTTTTCAATGTTTAGGGTTTTAAATTTGAATTGATCAAATTTAAAAGGTCAGTATTGGATCGAGATCCTAATTGTGTAACGATCTGTCCTGCACAAATAGATCCAATTTTTGCGGATAATTCTGGCGTTAGACCATCTGCAAGTCCTTTCAAAAAACCTCCAGCATAAAGATCTC
The sequence above is drawn from the Prochlorococcus marinus str. MIT 1013 genome and encodes:
- the cutA gene encoding divalent-cation tolerance protein CutA; amino-acid sequence: MALSDFNQEIYLVITTESDKKNASKLANLLLKEKLIPCVTLQDIESNFWWEGNINQSKEVQLMIKCKKENVNKVCNKISDWHSYEVPEIIYFRVSANKNYHHWVNSI